A stretch of the Streptomyces venezuelae genome encodes the following:
- a CDS encoding polysialyltransferase family glycosyltransferase → MNGRTTQIFVASTLYGMATLAAAIDAGSFAPASRRILLTSNNAVIPEVAPGLAAMPGFGALRTRFDEHLDWNRTIEPFHPSAWSPRPEDVPLWERQLRTVWGLGEDRIELIVESIQVSPAQALCQLFPGASVEVYADGLMSYGPTRFKLDAQLGMRIRRVLHLDLVPGLEPLLLTEFGVPAELVPGDAFLKVLAELSAETADADVPDLPEAPALLLGQYLSALELLTPEEEDELHLAMVRGAHALGHTEIVFKPHPSAPARYSRTVEEEAARLGARLTILTAPVLAEVVYQRLRPALVVGCFSTGLLTAATLYGLPVARTGTGRLLDRVAPYQNSNRVPMTVVDALLPDLADAAAVRSWAVPGPEQVRTELSGLLTAVGYAMQSQVLAARREEAEQYLSAHLNDHTWRYFKRRRLTTLGLPGGIPAQLSFLPKSPALRRAVRRIRRLQKQSWGKSR, encoded by the coding sequence ATGAACGGCCGTACCACCCAGATCTTCGTGGCCTCCACCCTGTACGGAATGGCCACGCTCGCCGCCGCCATCGACGCCGGCAGCTTCGCCCCGGCCTCCCGGCGGATCCTGCTGACCAGCAACAACGCCGTGATCCCGGAGGTCGCCCCCGGACTCGCGGCGATGCCCGGCTTCGGCGCCCTGCGCACCCGGTTCGACGAGCACCTCGACTGGAACCGGACCATCGAGCCCTTCCACCCGAGCGCCTGGTCCCCCCGCCCCGAGGACGTCCCGCTGTGGGAACGTCAGCTCCGCACCGTGTGGGGGCTGGGCGAGGACCGGATCGAGCTGATCGTCGAGTCCATCCAGGTCTCCCCCGCGCAGGCGCTGTGCCAGCTCTTCCCCGGCGCCTCCGTCGAGGTGTACGCGGACGGGCTGATGAGCTACGGCCCCACCCGGTTCAAGCTCGACGCCCAGCTCGGCATGCGCATCCGCCGGGTGCTCCACCTCGACCTGGTGCCCGGCCTGGAGCCGCTGCTGCTCACCGAGTTCGGGGTGCCGGCCGAGCTGGTGCCCGGCGACGCCTTCCTCAAGGTACTCGCCGAACTCTCCGCCGAGACCGCCGACGCGGACGTGCCGGACCTCCCCGAGGCGCCCGCCCTGCTGCTCGGCCAGTACCTGTCCGCCCTCGAACTCCTCACCCCCGAGGAGGAGGACGAACTGCACCTGGCGATGGTCCGCGGGGCGCACGCCCTCGGCCACACCGAGATCGTCTTCAAGCCGCACCCCAGCGCGCCCGCCCGCTACTCCCGCACCGTGGAGGAGGAGGCCGCCCGGCTCGGCGCCCGGCTGACCATACTGACCGCCCCGGTCCTGGCCGAGGTGGTCTACCAGCGGCTGCGCCCGGCCCTGGTCGTGGGCTGCTTCTCCACCGGACTGCTCACCGCCGCCACCCTGTACGGCCTCCCGGTCGCCCGGACCGGCACCGGCCGGCTCCTGGACCGGGTCGCCCCGTACCAGAACAGCAACCGGGTCCCGATGACCGTGGTCGACGCCCTGCTGCCCGACCTGGCCGATGCCGCGGCGGTGCGCTCCTGGGCCGTGCCCGGCCCGGAGCAGGTCCGCACGGAGCTCTCCGGCCTGCTGACCGCCGTCGGGTACGCCATGCAGTCCCAGGTCCTCGCCGCCCGCCGGGAGGAGGCCGAGCAGTACCTGTCGGCCCATCTGAACGACCACACCTGGCGGTACTTCAAACGGCGCCGCCTGACCACGCTCGGACTGCCCGGCGGGATTCCGGCCCAGCTCTCCTTCCTCCCGAAGAGTCCGGCCCTGCGCCGCGCCGTGCGCCGGATCCGCCGGCTGCAGAAGCAGTCCTGGGGGAAGTCCAGGTGA
- a CDS encoding glycosyltransferase family 2 protein, with protein sequence MVKLSVVVPFYNVQTYAPDALKSLELNARDDFEFLLVDDCSTDGTPELLERAARELPGAVHLRHEKNGGLATARNTGLDAASGEYLTFMDGDDWLAAGHLERVLAAIEALSCDFVRNDHVQVTGKTRTVQHIPYGPQGVPADPRTAILPAERPTSVDYPYAWAGMYHRRLLDRGLLHFTDGLRTAEDRPWIWRLHREAESFASVGLPGIFYRRGVSTSLTQIGDIRQLDFIRAFDQVISETAADRDAALLLPKAVRTYCAIIAHHIGSIERFEPAVAKKLRSMSSAALGRMPQDVLDAALNSMDTERSVLLRRLRRRAGDGAVA encoded by the coding sequence GTGGTCAAGCTCTCTGTTGTCGTGCCGTTCTACAACGTGCAGACATACGCACCGGATGCCCTGAAAAGCCTCGAACTCAACGCGCGGGACGACTTCGAGTTCCTCCTCGTCGACGACTGCTCGACGGACGGGACGCCCGAGCTGCTCGAGCGGGCGGCGCGCGAGCTGCCGGGGGCGGTGCACCTCAGACACGAGAAGAACGGCGGTCTGGCCACCGCCCGGAACACCGGACTGGACGCGGCCTCCGGCGAGTACCTGACGTTCATGGACGGGGACGACTGGCTGGCAGCCGGCCACCTGGAGCGCGTCCTGGCCGCCATAGAGGCGCTGAGCTGCGATTTCGTCCGCAATGACCATGTCCAGGTGACCGGGAAGACCCGGACCGTGCAGCACATTCCGTACGGTCCGCAGGGGGTGCCGGCCGATCCGCGGACGGCGATCCTGCCCGCCGAGCGGCCCACCTCGGTGGACTATCCGTACGCCTGGGCGGGGATGTACCACCGCCGGCTGCTGGACCGGGGGCTGCTGCACTTCACCGACGGGCTGCGGACGGCCGAGGACCGGCCGTGGATCTGGCGGCTGCACCGCGAGGCGGAGTCCTTCGCCTCGGTCGGATTGCCCGGAATCTTCTACCGGCGCGGGGTTTCCACCTCGTTGACCCAGATCGGCGACATCCGTCAGCTCGATTTCATCAGGGCATTCGATCAGGTGATCTCGGAAACCGCTGCGGACCGGGATGCCGCCCTACTGCTTCCGAAAGCCGTTCGCACATATTGTGCAATCATCGCGCACCACATCGGCTCCATCGAAAGGTTCGAACCGGCCGTGGCCAAAAAACTCCGTTCGATGAGTTCGGCAGCGCTCGGACGAATGCCGCAGGATGTGCTCGACGCCGCCCTGAACTCCATGGACACCGAACGCTCGGTGCTGCTGCGACGGCTCCGCCGGCGGGCCGGCGACGGGGCGGTCGCCTGA
- a CDS encoding DUF6716 putative glycosyltransferase: MPVSKRVAVLADSDTRWKWGALTAHRIAPDCAAEDGSLTGFLLRGRATPTARQLGEVGVQADRLDEVTCAEFLAELRREHYDVVVLALVGGAVQAVLHGIRALWPEPARRPVLVTGYVGVVYEKLADGLLLRHGADVVLANSRHDADRFRAVYEGAGADAGAVTETALPFLDGPAYVPAGSRAHTVVFAAQPSVPAGPTERSYLLRRAAEHARLHPDREVLIKLRSKPGEHTTHIEELPYQRLAEKLPAGLPPNCRLVYGNMGEVLDRTDLLVTVSSTAALESLARGIPTAVLTDLGIREALGNHHFLGSGCLVSWDGIDAGLRPTGDPDWLAAQGVTSDAPYEAARARIAALAALPELPPVAPYYTAATAPGYLPGILARHHLAPDGTVLPGAAKALSERSRLRRYLRTYLREAARGTYRHGVQRVAPVIRRLGEL; this comes from the coding sequence GTGCCAGTAAGCAAGCGGGTCGCAGTGCTCGCCGATTCCGATACGCGATGGAAATGGGGCGCACTCACCGCGCACCGCATCGCTCCCGACTGCGCTGCGGAGGACGGCAGCCTGACCGGCTTCCTGCTCCGCGGCCGGGCCACCCCCACCGCCCGCCAGCTCGGCGAGGTAGGCGTGCAGGCCGACCGGCTCGACGAGGTCACCTGCGCGGAGTTCCTCGCCGAACTGCGCCGCGAACACTACGACGTGGTCGTCCTCGCCCTGGTCGGCGGGGCCGTCCAGGCCGTGCTGCACGGCATCCGCGCCCTCTGGCCCGAACCCGCGCGGCGGCCCGTCCTGGTCACCGGCTATGTGGGCGTGGTCTACGAGAAGCTCGCCGACGGCCTGCTGCTGCGCCACGGCGCCGATGTCGTCCTCGCCAACTCCCGCCACGATGCGGACCGGTTCCGCGCCGTCTACGAGGGAGCGGGCGCCGATGCCGGTGCCGTCACCGAGACCGCCCTGCCCTTCCTGGACGGCCCGGCCTACGTCCCGGCCGGCAGCCGCGCCCACACGGTGGTCTTCGCCGCCCAGCCCTCCGTGCCCGCCGGCCCCACCGAGCGCAGCTACCTGCTGCGCCGGGCCGCCGAGCACGCCCGGCTGCACCCGGACCGCGAGGTCCTGATCAAGCTGCGCAGCAAGCCGGGCGAACACACCACGCACATCGAGGAACTGCCCTACCAGCGGCTCGCCGAGAAGCTGCCGGCCGGACTGCCCCCCAACTGCCGCCTGGTGTACGGGAACATGGGCGAGGTACTGGACCGCACCGACCTGCTGGTGACCGTCTCCTCCACGGCCGCGCTGGAGTCCCTGGCCCGTGGTATCCCGACCGCCGTCCTCACCGACCTCGGCATCCGCGAGGCCCTCGGCAACCACCACTTCCTCGGCTCCGGCTGCCTCGTCTCCTGGGACGGGATCGACGCCGGCCTGCGGCCCACCGGAGACCCGGACTGGCTGGCCGCCCAGGGCGTCACCTCCGACGCCCCGTACGAGGCCGCCCGGGCCCGGATCGCCGCCCTCGCGGCGCTGCCCGAACTCCCGCCGGTCGCCCCGTACTACACGGCCGCCACCGCCCCCGGCTACCTCCCCGGCATCCTGGCCCGCCACCACCTGGCCCCCGACGGCACCGTGCTGCCGGGCGCCGCCAAGGCCCTCTCCGAACGGTCCCGGCTGCGCCGCTACCTGCGCACCTACCTGCGCGAGGCCGCCCGCGGCACCTACCGCCACGGCGTCCAGCGGGTGGCCCCGGTCATCCGCCGGCTGGGGGAGCTGTGA
- a CDS encoding N-acetylneuraminate synthase family protein codes for MTAIPNARFRPLGSRTAGPGQPVYVVGEIGINHNGDLANAIALIDAAAEAGCDAVKFQKRTPEICTPRDQWDIERDTPWGRMTYIDYRHRVEFGEDEYRAIDEHCRQRGIDWFASPWDTEAVAFLEKFDVPCHKVASASLTDDELLRALRATGRTVILSTGMSTPQQIRHAVEVLGSANILLCHATSTYPAKAEELNLRVINTLQEEYPNVPIGYSGHETGLQTTLAAVALGATFIERHITLDRAMWGSDQAASVEPGGLARLVRDIRTIETALGDGIKKVYESELGPMKKLRRVQGDLAAV; via the coding sequence ATGACCGCCATCCCGAACGCCCGCTTCCGCCCCCTCGGATCGCGCACCGCCGGCCCCGGTCAGCCCGTCTACGTCGTCGGCGAGATCGGCATCAACCACAACGGTGACCTGGCCAACGCCATCGCCCTGATCGACGCCGCCGCCGAGGCCGGCTGCGACGCCGTGAAGTTCCAGAAGCGCACCCCGGAGATCTGCACCCCGCGCGACCAGTGGGACATCGAGCGCGACACCCCCTGGGGCCGGATGACCTACATCGACTACCGCCACCGCGTCGAGTTCGGCGAGGACGAGTACCGCGCCATCGACGAGCACTGCAGGCAGCGCGGCATCGACTGGTTCGCCTCCCCGTGGGACACCGAGGCCGTCGCCTTCCTGGAGAAGTTCGACGTCCCGTGCCACAAGGTGGCCTCCGCCTCCCTCACCGACGACGAACTGCTGCGCGCCCTGCGCGCCACCGGCCGCACCGTGATCCTCTCCACCGGCATGTCCACCCCGCAGCAGATCCGGCACGCCGTCGAGGTCCTCGGCAGCGCCAACATCCTGCTCTGCCACGCCACCTCCACCTACCCGGCCAAGGCGGAGGAGCTCAACCTGCGGGTGATCAACACCCTCCAGGAGGAGTACCCGAACGTCCCGATCGGCTACTCCGGCCACGAGACCGGCCTCCAGACCACCCTGGCCGCGGTCGCCCTCGGCGCCACCTTCATCGAGCGCCACATCACCCTCGACCGCGCCATGTGGGGCTCCGACCAGGCCGCCTCCGTCGAGCCGGGCGGCCTCGCCCGCCTGGTCCGCGACATCCGCACCATCGAGACCGCGCTCGGCGACGGCATCAAGAAGGTCTACGAGTCCGAGCTCGGCCCCATGAAGAAGCTCCGCCGCGTCCAGGGCGACCTCGCCGCCGTCTGA